The following is a genomic window from Planctomycetia bacterium.
GACCAAAGTCACGCCGGCCGACTCAATGGCGATGTCCGTGCCCGTTCCCATGGCGATGCCCACGTCGGCCTCGGCAAGAGCAGGTGCGTCATTGATGCCATCACCGGCCATGGCTACTTTGCGACCGTCGACTTTCAGCGCCTTGATTCGCTCGTGCTTGTCCTCCGGGCTCACTCCCGCCTCAAACTCGTCGATACCGAGCATCTCCGCGACTGTTCGTGCGGTCTTCTCGTTATCGCCGGTGAGCATGATGATCCGCAGGCCAAGACCGTGGAGAGCCTTGACCGCTTCGGGTGTTGACTCCTTGATGGGGTCGGACACGGCGATCAGCCCTGCAAACGCGCTATCCACGGCCACGTACATGACCGTTCGGCCCTGCCGCTGCAGCTTGTCGGCCCGCTCATCGAGTGCTGAAAGATTGGTTACGCCGTTGTCCTCCAGGAGCGGGCGATTGCCAATCAAAACCTTTGTCCCACCAACCGATCCGCGAACGCCGCCTCCCGTGATGGAATCAAAATCATCGACAGCCGACAACGCGAGGTTTCGGTCCTGCGCACCTTCGACAATGGCACGAGCCAGCGGATGTTCGCTCTGCTGTTCGAGGCTCGCCGCCATGTGGAGCAGCTCATCGTCCGAACCGGAGTCCACAGGGAGGCACTCCGTCAGCTTTGGTCGTCCCTGGGTGAGGGTTCCGGTCTTATCGACGACGATCGTATCGACCTTCTCCAGCGTTTCCAGGACTTCCGCATCTTTGATAAGCACGCCTTCTCTTGCTCCGCGGCCGACGCCGACCATGATCGATATCGGCGTGGCCAGCCCCAGTGCGCAGGGGCAGGCGATGATCAGAACCGCGACAGCGTTGACCAACGCCCAGGCGAGCGCCGGTTCTCTCGGGCGCAGCGCGGCCCAGACGATGAACGTCACAATCGCGATCACTACCACGGCGGGCACGAAATATCCGGAAACGGTGTCGGCGATTTTCTGAATCGGTGCACGACTCCGCTGTGCATCCGCGACCATGTTTACGATCTGCGATAGCACCGTATCCTCACCGACCTTTTCAGCTTCCATGAGGAACGATCCGGTTTGGTTGACTGTGCCGCCGATGACTTCATCGTCCGCTTGCTTCTGCACCGGCAGGGGTTCGCCTGTAATCATCGACTCATCGATGCTACTCTTCCCCTCAGTCACCCTCCCATCGACGGGAATCTTCTCGCCAGGCCGGACTCGTAGAATATTGCCGCTTCGAACTTCATCTAACGAGACTTCAATTTCAGCCCCATCTCGGACAATCCGGGCAGTCGGTGGGGCCAAGGAAAGCAATTCCCGGATGGCGCTGCTCGTGCGTCGTCGGGCGCGCAGCTCCAAGACTTGACCGAGAAGCACCAGCGTGACGATGACCGCCGCGGCCTCGAAGTAAACTTCGACGTGCCCGTCCACTTTGAGATCGTCCGGGAGCAAGCCTGGAAAGAGCGCGGCGAAGAGGCTGTAGAGATAGGCCGCGCCGACACCGATGGCGATCAACGTAAACATGTTAAGATTCCAGGTCGCAATGGACCGAAACCCTCTCGCAAAGAACGGCCATCCCGCCCACAACACCACCGGCGTGCTGAGGATCAGTTGCAGCCAAATATCAACGGATCGCCCCACCCACACGTCGATCGGTACGCCAACCATCGGCAACATGGCGAGCAGAAACACCGGCACGCTCAGGGCTACACCCACCCAGAATCGCAGCGTCATGTTGCGAAGTTCGGAGTCGTCCTCAACCTCGGCGTCGAGGTACTTCGGCTCCAGGTCCATGCCGCATTTCGGGCAGGTTCCCGGCTCCTCTTGCTCGATCTCGGGATGCATCGGGCAGGTGTAGATTGTCTTTCCCGTGTCGATTTTCGGCCTTGCCGATTCCATCGCCATCCCACACTTTGGGCAACTACCGGGCTTGTCGCTCTCGACGCCCTTGCACATCGGACAGAAGAATTCGCCGGCGCCGTCCTTCTGCATGCGTTGCGTCGGCTCCTGGTGCGCGCGATCGGGCTCGCCGGGTTCCGCGACGACCGGCGCGTCTTCGCCCAGGAACTTCTGGCGGCAATGCTCGCTGCAAAAGTAGAAGTTCTGGCCATCGCGCTCGGCACTGCACGCGCTCGCTTCATCGACGGTCATCTTGCAAATAGGGTCAATTGCCATAATTCGCGTTTCCTCAGTCAAGCAATCCTGTTAAACGGCCACAGAAGTTCAAAGGTGTCGAGTATCCCAGACCCTAGCACAAGCACTAGCGTTTTTCCGCACGTTCATATTGTATGTTTATGCAATCGCTGCTACGGGCTCAGTCCGTGCCGGAGCAGGAGGACAGTTCGCCTATAAATACGGGCAGTAAATCTCCGCCGCCTGCCAGAATGCGTGCGGAAGCGGAATCAGGATCAGGGCCAGAATCAAGAAGGTCGCGTAGCCGATCCAGCGACGGCCGGTGCTGATGGGCGTGATGTCGTTTAGTGGCGGCGTGCCGCGACCAGCGATGAAGAAGACGATGATGGCCCACAGCAAAAGGCCCGGCCAGACAAAGATCGCCAGCAGGAACAACGACCATGTTGCTACGCTGCTGACGGTCGCACCCATGCGGCCTCCGAACATCGCCCGTGCCATGTGGCCGCCATCAAGCTGGCCGATGGGCAGTAAGTTCAACGCGGTGACCAGCAAGCCGAGCCAACCCGCGAAGGCCAGGGGACTCAGTTGCAGCATGTAGCCGTGTTGCAACTGATCGCCGAGCACCGCCCTGGCAAGCAAGGCAAATAACATCGAGGAGCCCACCGATGTTCCGTGCAACATTGTTCCCTGCATCATCGAATGTCCGGCATCGGCATTGGGAGGGAGCACTTGCGAGTTCTGAAGACCAAGCAGCAGAGCCGGAATCGCGATGACCAATCCGGCCAAAGGGCCCGCGACAGCCACATCAAACAACGAGCGGCGATTCTCCGTTGGTGACTTCATCTGTATGAAGGCGCCAAAGGTCCCGAGGGCGAACGGAACAGGAATGAAGAATGGCGGCGTAACGTTGAGCTTGTGATGCTTCGCCATGAAGTAGTGGCCCAGTTCATGAACGCCGAGAATCAGCAACAAGCTAATCGAATAGGGTAAGCCAACGGTAAATGAACGCGGATCTTGCAACAGATTGACGCCCTGATGCATCGCTCCGGCCCAAGTCGTCGTCAGAAATGTCAGACCAAACAGCAGCCAGTGAATCCACGGACGCGTCGATCTCTCGAAAACCTTCTCTTCGACGACTTGCGGCATCAGGATAATTGAGTTGCCTAACTCGTCATCTTCCTGGATCAGCGGAACAATGCGGCCCTCGAATTCAGTCCGCAAGTCCTTAAGCGCCTGTTCCGCCGGTTCCAGCAATGGACCACGAAACATGCTGATGCCGTGTTTCTCCGTCGCCAAGCGAACGTCCATTACGCGACGAATGATGCCGGGCTGCTCTTCGGGAGCCAACATACGAAGGAGATTCTCGGCTCTCTCGCCTGTCACCGTTTCCACCGATTCGTCCGCCGCGCGTCCCGCCATGCTGCCCATCATCCAGAAGCACAACAGCATGATGAGCCAGAACCAAGAGAGGCCGCCCATCATCGTTCCGCCGGGCATCGTCAACAGAAAAAGTACCGGCATCAGCAGACACAGAATAAATAGCAGGCTGAGCCAGCCTGACTGCTTCGTATGCCGTTCCATGATGTTCTCCCATTACTTTTTCCTGTTACATGTTTCGTTACCGATCATAGTACGATGCCGCACGCGTCTCTTCGTGTGCGGGGCCTTCGTTATCTTCCTTCCAGGACGCCGAAAATGTTAACTCCTTTCAACCCGCACTGTTGCGCCTTTTCATTGCAACCATCAGCCTGCCTCTTCGAGGCAACGCCAAATAATTCGGGCCGGGACATCGACTAATGAAGATGCTCGTGCGAAGCCTGTGGGCTCGCGGCAACGACGGATGATACCAGCCGTACGTCGTCAACCGTGTAGAAGCAAGTTGGATCGCATTCTAGCGCCACATCGATCACCCTCCTTGTCTGACGTCGGCGCACCTGGACGAAGAGCAAAGAGACCGGGCCGGCTAGGCCTCTACCTGTAAAGTCCGTCACACGAAAACCGCGTTCACGCAGGGCCGTCGCAACCGTGGAGCCATTGGGGCAAAAGATGCGAACGACCTGTTCCCCGATTGCGAACCACCCCTCGACCGTAATGCCTACCACGGTGCCGCATGCAAACCCGAGTGCATAAGCAATCAGGTATATTGGGTGCGAGAGGCTTGTGATTACCTTGGCGACCACTACCACCCACACGAGAACTTCGACGAAGCCGAACGCAAATGCGTATCCGCGCATCCCGCGAATGATGAAACCTGTGCGAAGCGTACCGAGTGAAACGTCGGCGACGCGCGCCAGAAAGATAAGAAGCGCCATTCCTAAGACTTCCAGACTCATTAGACTCTCCAAAAAACGGCAATCCAGTTGTCGAGAAATCGATACCGTCAACCGGCTATCATTCCGCGCATCGATGTTAATCGTGAATGAGCTGCAATCTGCTCTGTAGAAAAACCCTGAAATCCACCCATCCGCAACGGGGGCGCTGGTCCAATTTTTAGGACGCAATCCAGGACGAGTGCGATCTGCAAGTCGCCACGGAAGGGCTGCTGGTGGCGTATGCGACGGCCAACTCGGCACTGCCCGCATTCGCGCACCGATTCAGCCCCAGGAAGATGACACAACACCAACTGTTCGCTTTTCTGGCGTTGGAAGGTTTTTTCAAGTCCGGCTATGGGGGAGTTGTCACTCCTTAACGGCGGCGATCGCCGCACACCTACAAGTGGTCCGTAGAGCGCCGTGTCCTGTGTCGATTTTGAAGCGACGAGCGTCATGGGCAATGGCCGCTGAAACCTCCCTTCAGGAATCCTCCGGCGGCGCCATACATCCTAACGCATATTCCCGAGTTAGGATCTCACATCTCCTGCTTCGGACCAAAAAACTCGTAGTGAATTCGCGATTCGTGGATATTGAGTTCCTTCAAAGTGCGAAGTAATCCCACCATGAAGGGCTTGGGGCCGCAAAAATAAAACTCGGCATCGCTGGCCGGCAGGATATCCTCAAGGAGGCGTGCGTCGACGTATCCGGTACTATGGCAATGTCCCTGACGAATATCATCATCCAGGGGTGCGTCATATCGAAAATGGGCGCGAATACTTGGGCATTGGGCTGCAATGCCCTTCACCTCATCGGCGAAAGCGTGAAAGCGGCTGTTTCGAGCCGCATGAATGAAGTTTACCGGCGACTCAACTCGGTGATGCGCCAGGCTCTTCAGCATCGACAACACCGGCGTGATGCCGATGCCGCCGGAGATGAGCGTAATCGATCGATCGCCGATCTCCAGGGGATTGAGCGTGAATTCTCCGCACGGCGGACCGATTTCGAGAACATCGCCTTCCAAAACGTCGTCGTGAAGATAGTTGGAAATCAATCCGTTCGGCGAGCCCGTGTCGGGCGCCAGTTCACGCTTGACACTGATTCGGTAATGGCCTACGCCCGGCCGATCTGACAGGCTGTAGTTTCGCGGAGAAGTCGGCGCTGCCGGATGGTCGATTTGTACCGTGATGTACTGGCCCGGCTTGAATGTTGCCAGTGCGCCGCCGTCCTCCGGGCGCAGATAGAATGACGTAATGATCTCATTCTCCGGTTGCTTCCTATCGACAATGAAGCGTCGGAAACCGTTCCATCCGCCGGGAGTTGCACTCTGTGCCTGATAAATCTGAGTCTCTCGCTTGACAAAAAGGCCCGCCAGGAACCCGTAGGCCTCACTCCACGCGGCAATCACGTCATCCGTTGCCGAATCGCCGAGGATGTCCTTGATCGCGGCGAGCAGATACTTTCCAACGATTGGATAGTGATCGGGCTGGATTCCAAGCGAGCAATGCTTGTGGGCGATGAGCTCAACGGCGGGGCCGAGCGCCTCAAGATCATCGAGATTCGCGGCATATGCGCAGATGGCGCCGGCGAGCGCTCGCTGTTGACCTCCGGAATGCTGATGGGCTGAGTTGAAATATCTCTGGACTTCCGGATTTCCGGAGAACATCAGGTGGTAGAATCGAGTCGTGATGGCTTCGGCGTGCGTTGCAACGGTCGATGCCGTCGCCTTTACGATTTGGGTCGTCTTGGTGGTCAACATTGAAATACAGATGCCTCTCGCTCGGGAGTGTCGGTAGCCAGGCCGCTCCATGCGGGCCTGTGCCTGAATTCAATTCATGGGAGCGAGAATATAGAGCTTGAAATCTACATGTCAAGGTGTATGATTGCCGCGAATCAGGAGGTCGCT
Proteins encoded in this region:
- a CDS encoding heavy metal translocating P-type ATPase encodes the protein MAIDPICKMTVDEASACSAERDGQNFYFCSEHCRQKFLGEDAPVVAEPGEPDRAHQEPTQRMQKDGAGEFFCPMCKGVESDKPGSCPKCGMAMESARPKIDTGKTIYTCPMHPEIEQEEPGTCPKCGMDLEPKYLDAEVEDDSELRNMTLRFWVGVALSVPVFLLAMLPMVGVPIDVWVGRSVDIWLQLILSTPVVLWAGWPFFARGFRSIATWNLNMFTLIAIGVGAAYLYSLFAALFPGLLPDDLKVDGHVEVYFEAAAVIVTLVLLGQVLELRARRRTSSAIRELLSLAPPTARIVRDGAEIEVSLDEVRSGNILRVRPGEKIPVDGRVTEGKSSIDESMITGEPLPVQKQADDEVIGGTVNQTGSFLMEAEKVGEDTVLSQIVNMVADAQRSRAPIQKIADTVSGYFVPAVVVIAIVTFIVWAALRPREPALAWALVNAVAVLIIACPCALGLATPISIMVGVGRGAREGVLIKDAEVLETLEKVDTIVVDKTGTLTQGRPKLTECLPVDSGSDDELLHMAASLEQQSEHPLARAIVEGAQDRNLALSAVDDFDSITGGGVRGSVGGTKVLIGNRPLLEDNGVTNLSALDERADKLQRQGRTVMYVAVDSAFAGLIAVSDPIKESTPEAVKALHGLGLRIIMLTGDNEKTARTVAEMLGIDEFEAGVSPEDKHERIKALKVDGRKVAMAGDGINDAPALAEADVGIAMGTGTDIAIESAGVTLVKGDLRGIVKAVTLSRRTMRNIRQNLFFAFIYNALGVPVAAGVLYPVFGLLLNPMMAAAAMSFSSVSVIGNALRLSTIRLSMAQDQSAN
- a CDS encoding site-2 protease family protein, producing MERHTKQSGWLSLLFILCLLMPVLFLLTMPGGTMMGGLSWFWLIMLLCFWMMGSMAGRAADESVETVTGERAENLLRMLAPEEQPGIIRRVMDVRLATEKHGISMFRGPLLEPAEQALKDLRTEFEGRIVPLIQEDDELGNSIILMPQVVEEKVFERSTRPWIHWLLFGLTFLTTTWAGAMHQGVNLLQDPRSFTVGLPYSISLLLILGVHELGHYFMAKHHKLNVTPPFFIPVPFALGTFGAFIQMKSPTENRRSLFDVAVAGPLAGLVIAIPALLLGLQNSQVLPPNADAGHSMMQGTMLHGTSVGSSMLFALLARAVLGDQLQHGYMLQLSPLAFAGWLGLLVTALNLLPIGQLDGGHMARAMFGGRMGATVSSVATWSLFLLAIFVWPGLLLWAIIVFFIAGRGTPPLNDITPISTGRRWIGYATFLILALILIPLPHAFWQAAEIYCPYL
- a CDS encoding DUF2179 domain-containing protein; the protein is MSLEVLGMALLIFLARVADVSLGTLRTGFIIRGMRGYAFAFGFVEVLVWVVVVAKVITSLSHPIYLIAYALGFACGTVVGITVEGWFAIGEQVVRIFCPNGSTVATALRERGFRVTDFTGRGLAGPVSLLFVQVRRRQTRRVIDVALECDPTCFYTVDDVRLVSSVVAASPQASHEHLH
- the hmpA gene encoding NO-inducible flavohemoprotein codes for the protein MLTTKTTQIVKATASTVATHAEAITTRFYHLMFSGNPEVQRYFNSAHQHSGGQQRALAGAICAYAANLDDLEALGPAVELIAHKHCSLGIQPDHYPIVGKYLLAAIKDILGDSATDDVIAAWSEAYGFLAGLFVKRETQIYQAQSATPGGWNGFRRFIVDRKQPENEIITSFYLRPEDGGALATFKPGQYITVQIDHPAAPTSPRNYSLSDRPGVGHYRISVKRELAPDTGSPNGLISNYLHDDVLEGDVLEIGPPCGEFTLNPLEIGDRSITLISGGIGITPVLSMLKSLAHHRVESPVNFIHAARNSRFHAFADEVKGIAAQCPSIRAHFRYDAPLDDDIRQGHCHSTGYVDARLLEDILPASDAEFYFCGPKPFMVGLLRTLKELNIHESRIHYEFFGPKQEM